The proteins below come from a single Pedobacter aquae genomic window:
- the nagA gene encoding N-acetylglucosamine-6-phosphate deacetylase: protein MANQLKIIHAKVILPSQILEDATLLVCDGVITAISDKDIDAPLADVLDAEGNYLSPGFIDLHVHGGGGYDFMDRSVDAFLKIAETHLRYGTTAMFPTTLTSTTEKLIETLSCYEEAHKLNHKGAQFMGMHLEGPYFAMSQRGAQDPRYIRNPDPKEYQKILETAGHLIKRWSAAPELEGAIAFAKQLKKYHILPAIAHTDAIYEEVIEAFHHGYTLATHFYSAMSGVTRRNAYRYAGVIESGYLIDDMDVEIIADGAHLPAPLLKLIYKIKGPSRTALITDAMRAAGMPEGETILGDVEDGIKVIVEDGVAKLPDRSAFAGSVATADRLVRTMINIAEIPLLDAITMITATPARIMGIQKQKGSIEIGKDADLVVFDDEINIKATIVKGTILYQKPE from the coding sequence ATGGCCAATCAATTAAAAATTATTCATGCAAAAGTTATTTTGCCATCTCAGATTTTAGAAGACGCAACGCTTCTGGTATGCGATGGTGTAATAACTGCCATAAGTGATAAAGATATAGATGCGCCTTTAGCAGATGTCCTAGATGCAGAAGGTAACTACTTGTCGCCTGGTTTCATAGATTTACATGTACATGGTGGCGGAGGATACGATTTTATGGATAGGAGTGTAGATGCATTCTTAAAAATAGCAGAAACACATCTGCGATATGGAACAACCGCTATGTTTCCTACTACATTAACCAGCACTACAGAAAAACTTATAGAAACTTTATCCTGCTATGAAGAGGCTCACAAGCTCAACCATAAAGGCGCACAATTTATGGGGATGCACTTAGAAGGGCCCTATTTTGCCATGAGCCAAAGAGGTGCTCAAGACCCAAGGTATATCAGAAACCCAGATCCAAAAGAATATCAAAAAATTTTGGAGACAGCAGGGCATTTGATAAAAAGATGGAGTGCGGCACCAGAACTAGAAGGCGCAATAGCCTTTGCCAAGCAATTAAAGAAATATCATATTTTACCGGCCATTGCACATACCGATGCTATTTATGAAGAAGTTATAGAAGCTTTCCATCATGGCTACACATTGGCAACGCATTTTTATTCGGCTATGTCTGGCGTAACACGTAGAAATGCATATCGCTACGCTGGTGTTATAGAAAGCGGGTATTTGATAGATGATATGGATGTAGAGATTATTGCAGATGGCGCTCATTTGCCTGCTCCATTACTTAAACTGATTTATAAAATTAAAGGACCCTCCAGAACAGCTTTGATTACAGATGCTATGCGAGCTGCCGGTATGCCAGAGGGAGAAACTATTCTTGGAGATGTAGAAGATGGAATTAAAGTAATTGTAGAAGATGGTGTGGCAAAACTTCCGGATAGAAGTGCTTTTGCAGGCAGTGTAGCAACGGCAGATAGATTGGTTAGAACCATGATAAATATAGCCGAAATACCTTTGCTAGATGCTATCACGATGATAACGGCTACACCAGCCAGAATTATGGGAATTCAAAAACAGAAAGGTTCAATTGAAATAGGGAAAGATGCAGATTTAGTGGTTTTTGACGATGAAATCAATATCAAAGCTACCATTGTAAAAGGAACTATTTTATACCAAAAACCTGAATAG
- a CDS encoding glucosamine-6-phosphate deaminase, with the protein MKTLVLENREELGKTAAIAAATCIQQLLQTKDYVNLIFAAAPSQNEFLSNLLKLSIDWGRINAFHMDEYVGLLEDAPQGFGNFLRRNIFDQVHFKSVHFINGQAVSAQEECARYTKLLQQFPPDMVLMGIGENTHIAFNDPHVADFQDKEIVKVVDLDSACRQQQVNDGCFSSLVEVPLYAITLTVPILVSAPHIFCMVPGEKKSEAVLHTLKSEISEKYPSTILRNHPNVNLFLDKDSAKLL; encoded by the coding sequence TTGAAAACACTTGTTTTAGAAAACAGAGAGGAACTAGGGAAGACTGCTGCTATAGCTGCGGCGACTTGTATTCAGCAATTATTGCAAACCAAAGATTATGTCAATCTAATTTTTGCTGCTGCGCCATCGCAAAACGAGTTTCTATCTAATTTATTAAAGCTATCTATTGATTGGGGAAGAATAAATGCTTTCCACATGGATGAATATGTGGGTTTGTTAGAAGATGCTCCACAAGGTTTTGGTAACTTTTTAAGAAGAAATATTTTTGATCAAGTTCATTTTAAAAGTGTTCACTTCATCAATGGTCAAGCAGTTTCTGCTCAAGAAGAGTGCGCTAGGTATACAAAGCTTCTTCAACAATTTCCGCCAGATATGGTATTAATGGGAATAGGAGAGAATACACATATTGCTTTTAACGACCCTCATGTTGCTGATTTTCAGGATAAGGAAATTGTTAAAGTTGTTGATTTAGATAGCGCTTGTAGGCAACAACAAGTTAATGATGGGTGTTTTTCTAGTTTAGTTGAAGTACCTCTTTATGCTATCACATTAACAGTTCCAATTTTGGTGTCAGCACCTCATATTTTTTGCATGGTACCGGGTGAAAAAAAATCAGAGGCTGTTTTACATACGCTCAAAAGTGAAATTTCTGAGAAATATCCATCAACAATTCTGAGAAATCATCCTAATGTGAATTTGTTTTTAGATAAAGATAGCGCCAAACTGCTTTAA
- a CDS encoding LacI family DNA-binding transcriptional regulator, translated as MDKDSEKELVGVKEIARRANVSIATVDRVLHHRSGVSEKTKAKIQAIIEELDYKPNILARRLASKKVLHLAVLIPLVSQETDYWNAPLMGIAQAEEEIASYGVKIHKYFFDLNDRSSFVEQADLIADSQCDGVLLAPMFIEESKSFIQNCIAKGIPYVLINSDIPEQNSLCYIGPNLYASGYLAAHLSGFLVTETDQILIVNISKEIDNHHHLLRKEEGFREYFSVNNKANDIFKIDIRQTAYESVKSSMQKALDNKNIKLIFVTNSRVSSVARFLEDTNINGIKVIGFDFLKDNIEFLKKGTIDFLICQKPIEQGYKGIMTLYNHLVFSQEVEKVYHMPIDIITKENYLYYRN; from the coding sequence ATGGATAAAGATTCTGAAAAAGAGCTGGTAGGCGTAAAAGAAATAGCTAGAAGAGCAAATGTTTCTATAGCAACGGTTGATAGGGTTTTGCATCATAGATCTGGCGTATCAGAAAAAACAAAAGCAAAAATCCAAGCTATTATAGAAGAGCTTGATTATAAGCCTAATATTCTTGCTCGTAGGTTAGCCTCAAAGAAAGTTCTTCATTTAGCCGTTTTAATTCCTCTGGTATCTCAAGAAACAGATTATTGGAATGCACCTTTGATGGGCATTGCACAAGCTGAAGAAGAGATTGCTTCTTATGGTGTTAAAATTCATAAATACTTTTTCGATTTAAATGATAGGAGTTCTTTTGTTGAGCAAGCTGATTTAATTGCAGATAGTCAATGCGACGGTGTTTTGCTAGCACCTATGTTTATAGAAGAATCAAAAAGTTTTATTCAAAACTGTATTGCAAAAGGTATTCCTTATGTGCTTATCAATTCTGATATTCCAGAGCAAAATAGCTTGTGTTATATAGGACCTAATTTATATGCAAGTGGGTATTTAGCAGCTCATCTTTCTGGTTTTTTGGTGACAGAAACAGATCAAATTTTAATTGTAAATATCTCTAAAGAAATAGATAATCATCACCACTTATTAAGAAAAGAAGAAGGTTTTAGAGAGTATTTTTCGGTTAATAACAAAGCTAACGATATTTTTAAAATAGATATCAGGCAAACTGCCTATGAATCTGTAAAATCAAGTATGCAAAAAGCGCTAGACAATAAAAACATTAAGCTAATTTTTGTTACCAATTCCAGAGTGTCTTCTGTAGCTAGGTTTTTAGAGGATACAAATATCAATGGCATAAAAGTAATCGGTTTTGATTTCTTAAAAGACAATATAGAGTTTCTGAAAAAAGGCACTATAGACTTTTTGATTTGCCAAAAACCTATTGAACAAGGTTATAAAGGCATCATGACATTGTATAATCACTTGGTTTTTTCTCAAGAGGTAGAAAAAGTATATCATATGCCCATAGATATCATCACTAAAGAGAACTATCTTTATTATAGAAATTAA